The sequence TCTATTTTCGCAAGTGTGGTTTGTGTTGAGCTTGTTGTTATTTTTGGTTGCCTTAGCATTTGGCCCCCTTGTTTTATCGCCACGTTCAAAGCCAATTAAAAAAATGTTAAATGAGTATAAAAAAGAGGAGATACCGGATGAATACGATCAATTGGCAGCTAAATTATTTTTCTATGAACGTATCATCAATAGTTTATTTCTACTTATCATTGTCCTTATGATTACGAAACCTTTTTAAAGGTGGATTCAAAAAATTCTGG is a genomic window of Virgibacillus proomii containing:
- a CDS encoding DUF2269 family protein, with translation MSVYDVLVFVHIFSAIVGMGPGFFMVLPVKRAQTMTELRYGYVIRDRLHWFVMIGGTLLLLTGLLMGFLRTYLFSQVWFVLSLLLFLVALAFGPLVLSPRSKPIKKMLNEYKKEEIPDEYDQLAAKLFFYERIINSLFLLIIVLMITKPF